The Streptomyces sp. NBC_00459 DNA segment GTTCACGGCACGGGTGATCGCCTCGACGGGCGCGGACGTGGCGGCGGCCCTGTCGGGCGCGGTCGGGGCGATGAGCGGGCCCCTGCACGGAGGCGCCCCCTCCCGGGTCCTCGGCATGATCGAGGAGATCGAACGCACGGGCGACGCGGATGCGTATGTGAAGCAGGCCCTGGACAAGGGCGAACGCCTGATGGGCTTCGGCCACCGTGTCTACCGGGCCGAGGACCCACGCGCGCGCGTGCTGCGCCGCACGGCCCGTGAGCTGGGCGCCCCGCGCTTCGAGATCGCCGAAGCTCTGGAGAAGGCCGCGCTGGCGGAGCTGCACGCCCGCCGCCCGGACCGGGTGCTGGCGACGAACGTCGAGTTCTGGGCGGCGATCGTCCTGGACTTCGCCGAGGTTCCGGCCCATATGTTCACGTCCATGTTCACGTGCGCCCGCACGGCCGGCTGGTCGGCGCACATCCTGGAACAGAAGCGCACCGGCAGGCTCGTACGCCCGTCGGCCCGCTACATAGGCCCCGGCACCCGGGACCCGCGGGAGATCGAGGGGTACGAGGGCATCGCCCGCTGAGGCCGTTCCGCCTCGCGAACCGCGCCCGGTCAGGCCGACCCTCGTTTCGGGCCGCCCTGACCGGGTGACGCCGGGCCGTGACCCGCTCCGATAATGTGACCCGCTCGAACGAGGGGAGACACAGCACATGCTGGTCGGGGCTGGAAACAGACGGCACGGGTTGGTCCGGGCGACGCTGCTGGTGGCGGCGCTGGCTGCACTGGCGGGCTGCGCGGAGGCAGCCGACGACGGATCGAAGCCGGACGCGCCCGCGAGCGCCTCCGCGACGGCGGCCGGGACCACCGCCAGGAGCGGCGGCAGCATCGGAGCCGCCGGCTCGGCCTGCGAACTCCCCGTCACCTTCGACATGGCCGAGGACTGGACGGCGGAAGCCGTGGACGAGCCCCCGAGTCAGGGCCCGGTCGCCCTCGTCTGCGAGGTGGACGCCAAGCCCGCCGGGCACATCGGCTTCCTGCGTGTCTGGACCGGCGATCCCGGCAACGACGACGCACGCGCGGTGCTGGAGGCCTTCATGGCCGACGAGAACAACGCGAGCAAGGCGCGGTACAGCACGTTCACGACGGGCGGTCTCGCCGGCGTCGAGGTGGAGTACGCCTACCAGAGCGAGTTCGACGACGCCCCGAAGACGGAGCGCGCCATGGCCGTCACGACCTCGCGCGGATCGGTCGTCGTACACCTCGGAGGGCTGGACACCGAGGAACACGAGGCGATGCTCCCGGCGTTCGAACTCGCCAAGCGCACCCTGAAGGCTTAGAGATCTCTGGGCCTGAACGCAGGCGACCCGCGAGCTCGGTCCCTCTGGAGGAGGGGCCGGCCGGACGTGCCGGCGAGCTCGCGGGTCGGGTGACTGCGTTGGATTCGGCCGGCTGCGTGTCAGTCGCCCACGCTGGTCCGGCACCGCATTGAACGTGGTGGCGAGCCGCTAGCCCGCAGCCACCTCACGCGTCCGGGATACCTTCATGTACCCGATCACCTCCCTTCAGTGTGAGTCACACACTAGGAAGCGATCAGCCGCGCATCAACCGATTTATCGGAGAGGCCGGGACGGAGACGAAGGTGACGGCGGTCACGGCCGGGAAGGCCGTCAGGCGGACTGCCCGAACTGGATGCCCCGGCCGTTGGTGGCCAGGTACACCATGCCGGGAATGCGGGGATCCCCGGTGATGGCCTGGCCGATCCAGCCCCACTGGTGCCGGTCGTCGTTGATGCGCCGCCAGGTCTTCGCGGCGTCGTCGGAGCGGAAGACGCCGGTGACGCCTCCCACGGTGGCGACGTGGTAGACCGAGAGGTAGGACGCGCCGTCGGCAGCCGCACCGAAGCCGAGCGTGTACGAGGCCTCGCAGCTCGCGACCTTCGCGAAGGACCTGCCGCCGTCGGTGGACCGGAAGAGCCCGTTGCCCTTGGTGCTGAGCCACAGGTCACCGGAGCGTCCCGGCGCAGCGGCCAGCTGGAAACCGGCGTCGCCGGAGGGGAGTCCGGTGGCCCGGGCCGCGAACGTCAGACCCTTGTCGGTGCTGGCGAACAGCTTTCCGGTGGCGGTGTCGAACGTGTACAGGACCTTGGGATCGACCGGGTCCGCCACCGGTGTGGCACCTGCGGGGAACGAGGAGACCACCGACCAGGTGGCGCCGTTGTCCGCGGAACGCCGGGTCGCGTGCTTCGTGCCGTCCCAGTGGACGAAGGACCACACCAGGACGCTGCCGTCGGCGGTGGTGGCGATCGGCCCCGGTGCCTCCTTGGCGTCGGCGGGCTGGGACTTGAAGGACGTCCAGGTCTGCCCGCCGTCGTTCGAGAAGGCGCCGTTGCCGTTGTCGCCCGTGCCCGTGCGGACCACGTAGGAGGGCTTGTTCGCGGCCTGCGCGAGGCCCGCCGCCGTGGTGAAGACCGGGTTGGTCGCCAGGCCGCCGGCCGGAGACGCCGTGAGCCGGTCGTGGTACAGCGTGCCGATGTCCCGTGAGCCGCTGAGCAGGTGTGCCTGACCTGTCGGGGGCGAGATCAGGAAGAGCACCGACGTCTCCTCCAGGCCACGGATCTGCGGGGCCCACTTCTTCAGGTCGCGGGTGCCGTAGAGGGTGGCGCCGGTGCCGTAGACGATGTGCTGGGAGTCGAACGGGTCGACGGCGACCATCTGGATCCACCAGCCGAACGTCGGTGCGTCCTTGCCCCACTTGAGGAAGGGGGTCTCCGACACGTCGATGGTCGCCGTGTCCTTGAGGGAGGTCCAGGTCCGGCCTCCGTCGGTGGTGCGGAACAGGGTGTCGCCCCCCGACCAGCGGTTGTTGGTGGAGACGACGACGGTGCCGGTGCGCTGGGCGTCGACGGAGGCCCCGCCGTACGCGAAGCCGTCGGAGCCGCCGGGCTTCACCGGGGTGACGTCGGTCCACGTACCGCCGGCGACGGCCAGCTTGTGCACGCTGCCGTTGGACTGGCCGTTGGGGCCGGGGGCGTCGGCGTACGTCACGTACAGCTCGCCGGCGCGGGCGTCGTACGCGGCCCGCATGGGCATCTTGGCCGTCGGTCCGGTCGGCTGCCCGGGGACGGGCACCCAGGTGGTGCCGTCGGTGGTGCGGTACAAGGTGTTCGCGGTCGCGGTGCCGTCGCCGTCACCCCAGCCGGCGTACAGGGTGCGCCCGGCGGCGACGAGGACGGTGACGCCCTGGCCGGAGGAGCTGGGGACGGGCGGGAAGCCCGTCGCGGCGGCCCAGGTGGCGCCCCGGTCCGTCGACTTGAGGAGGCCGTCGTGCCGGGTGCCCAGCCACAGGGTGTCGCTGTTGCGCGGGTCGAGGAGGAGGCGCTCACCCGTGCCCCGGCCGTCCTCGTTGGAGCCGAGCTTCACCTTGAGGTCGGTACGGGTCCAGGTGGCCCCGCGGTCGTCGGAGCGCAGGAACGCGCCGTTGCCCGCCCACGACTGGGTGTAGCTGCCGAGGGCGAGGTAGAGGCGTTCCGGCCGGGCGGGGTCGATGGCCAGGGACTCGACGCCGAGGAGGTTCGCGTCGTCCTGGCTGAGCCAGTCCAGCAGCGGGATCCAGCGGGCCGCGCCGTCGTCCCAGCGGTAGGCGCCGCCCATGTCGGTACGGGCGTAGGCGAGCCCCTTCACGGCGGGATGGAACACCACGCCGGTGACGAATCCGGTGCCGCCGATGACCACGTTGCGCCAGTCGTAGGGCGCCGCGGCGGCCCCGACCGCGGATTCCGTGGCCCGGGCACGGCCCTGGAGGGAGGGAAGGCCGACGAACGCGGCGGTGGCCGCGGTACCGGCGAGAACGGTACGCCGACTCAGATCGGACGCATGCATGACATACCTCAATCTGTGGAGCTGAGGGGGAGGTCGGGCCACGGTGCGGGTCGATTACCGACTCGCACGATGATCACTCCGGGTCATTGTGCATGCGCACTGTGTAGTTGACCGTCTGGTTGAGCCGAAGGGGCGGAGCGTGTTGGTCGGCGCTCAACCGGCCGGCGTGCGCACCATGAACACGTCCACCGGGTCCTCGCTCTCGACCGTGAACCCGTGCCGCTCGTACAGCCGTCGGGCCGGGCTGCCCTGGAGCACGTTCAGCCGGACGAGGGTGCCCTCGCTGTCGCACCGTTCCAGCAGTTCGCGCAGGATGCCCGAGCCGATGCCGGCACCCTGAAGCCTCGGATCGAGGTAGAAGTGCTCCAGCCAGAGGGCGTTGTCGGCCGGCCGTAGTGCCACGCAGCCCGCGAACTCGCCGCCCACCTCGATCACCCAGGTGTGGGCGGCCCCGAACCCGTCCCGGAACCGCTGCCGGACGCGCTGCTCGTCGTACCGCCCGAGCCGCTCCAGATCCGGCCGCATCACCACGGCACGCAGCTCGGCCACCGCCTCGACGTCCGACGCCGACGCCGGCCGCATCTCCCAGTCCGCCATGATCCGCACGGTACTACTCCGTTGACGGCCTCCCGGAGCGTGCGATTTCCTGGCGTCGTGTCTGATCTTCGTATCGTGTCCGTGAGTGCTGCCGACGAGGTTGCCCTGGAGGACTGGCGGCACGTCCACAACCTGATCGTTCCGCCTGCCGCGATGTCCCTGGACGACGTACGCGCGCGCAGTGCGCGCTACCGGCTGGAAGTCGCGTATCTCGGGGACGACCTCGTGGGGTGTTCCACCGTTCGGCCACCCGCTGGTGGTGATGACGGTGACGGCGACGCGGCGGTGGCCACCGTCATCGCGCGCGTGCTGCCCGGTTTTCGGCGGCGCGGGTTCGGGGCGGAGATCTATGGGCGGGGACTCGCGCTCGCGCGGGAGCTGGGGGCCGGCCGGATCGAGACCGTCGTACTGGCCGCCAATGAGGACGGGCTCTCCTTCGCGCGCGGGCACGGGTTCGTCGAGGTCGAGCGGTATGCGCTGGACGGCGAGGGCGATGTCTGGGTCGACCTGCGGCTGGGGGAGCCCGTTGCCTGACACCACCGGGCATTCCGAATGGTCGGTTTGGTCCCGCGGGTGTGGGGCAGGAGGGGCTTGTTCCCGAACTACGGCGAATTTCCGCCGTGCAACGATTTCCTGAGAACTTGGGGGAACCCGATGTGTGCTGCGTCACGTTCGAGTTGAATGATGGTGAGTGAGCGAACCGTCGCGCAGTACGTGCGGACGCGGCCTGCAGGGGGTCCAGGTGAGTGCTTCCCGACGTAGTGGGACCACCGACGAGCTGGGGCCGGACGAGCCCGAAAGGGACGGCCCGGAGAACTCGGACGGCGGTGGCTTCCACCTGCTCGCGGCCCTTCTCGATGGCATGGACGCCGCCCTGTGCGCCTTCGACGCGGACGGGGTGGTCACCCACTGGAACAGGGAGGCCGAGCGGATTCTCGGCTGGACCGCCGCCGAGGCCGTCGGGCGCCACGGCTTCGCCGGATGGGCCGTGCGCAAGGCCGACGCCGAGGAGATCGAGGGGCGGCTGCTGTCCTCGATGCACGCCCCGGGGCGCCAGGTGAACGAGTTCGCGCTGCTGACCAAGGACGGCGGGCGGGTACTCGTCCGGACCCAGTCGGCCGCCGTGCGCGGTCCTGACGGCAAGCCCGCCGGGCTGTACTGCGCCTTCAGCGAGGTGCACGCGCAGATAGACCTGGAGCGGTCGATAGCGTTGAGCGAGGCCCTGTTCGAGGACGCCAGCTGGGGTGTCGTGCTCGTCGACGCCGACCTTCGGCCCGCCGTCGTCAACGCGCACGCCGCCCGCTCGCTCGGCATCGGACGTACCTCCGTGCTCGGGCGGCCCCTCGGCGAGCTGCTCGCGCAGGGTGTCGAGGAGCTGGAGAGCGCGCTGACGCACGTCCTCGCCGAGGGCGCGCCGCCCGCGCCCGCCGAGATGTGGGTGAGCGTGCGGACGCCCGAGGGCGAGAAGCGGCGCTGCTGGCGGAGCGGGTTCCTGCGGCTCGCCTCGCCGCTCACCGAGGAACCGGTTCCGCTCGGTGTGGGATGGCTCTTCCAGGACATCACCGAGAGCAAGCAGGTCGAGCAGGAGGCGGCTCAGCTGCGGTTCCGCACCCATCAGCTGCACCGCGCCGCGCGGGCCGCCGCCGAGTGCGAGGACCCCGCCGAGGCCGCGACCGTGCACCTGGACTTCGCCCTCGCCGGCTTCGCAGACCACGCGCTCATCGACCGGATCGCCGTCATCGGCGGCGAGGCGGCCGACGGTACGGCGGACGACGGGGACGGTCCGGTACGGCTGGTCCGCGCCGCAGCCACGCCCTCCGGGGCGCCGGGCCCCAGCGTCCTCGCCGGCCAGGCCGGACTCCCGGTCGGCTACGGCGACGGGCACCCGGCCGTGCAGTGCGTCGAGCGGGCCGGGTCCGTGCGCGCGAGCGCCGGGTCGTACGCCGCGGAACAGGCCCGCGAGTGGGCCGTCCAGCGCCGGTGGCCGGACGACTCGGTCCACGCACTGTGCGCGGTGCTGCGCAGCCGGGGGCGCACCCTGGGCGTCGTGACGTTTCTGCGAGGCACCGGGCGAAGCCGGTTCGAGCGCACGGACGCGATGTACGCGGAGGACGTCGCCGCCCGGATCGCGACGGCCCTGGACCTGGCCGGGCTCAGAGGGCAGGACCTGGCCCCGTAAGGGGCGCGGGGAACTGCGCGAACAGGCCGGCAGGATTCGTACCCGCCGAACCCGCTGTACCCGCCGATCCCGCGGAGCACTCAGCGTTCGTAGAAGATCCGGTCCCCGTACTGCTTCAGGATGCGCGCGTTCCAGTCGTGGCCGCCGTCCACGTTGCCGGAGCGCAGCAGCGGGGGCTCGATGCCCCGTTCCGCAAGGATGCCCGCCGCCGTCGCCATGACCGACTGGAGCAGGGCCGACGTCACCACCGTGGAGGCGGGGGCGAAGGGGGCCGGGATGGTGTCGAGGGTGAGTTCGGCGTCGCCGGGGGCGATCTTCGAGTCCAGTACGACGTCGCAGTGGTCCTTGAGGAAGGTGCCGGAGGTGTTCCGGGGCGTCGTCTCCGTCGCGTACGCCACCGAGGTCACGCCGATGACGCGTACGCCGAGGGCACGCGCGTGCAGCGCCATCTCCACCGGGAGGGCGTTGCGGCCGGAGAGGGAGATGATCACCAGTACGTCCCCGGCGCGCAGCGGAGATGTGTCCAGGACGGCCGTGGCCAGACCGTCGACCCGCTCCAGGGCGGAGCCCAGCGTGGCCGGCATGACGTCGACGCCGACGACACCGGGGACGGCCAGCAGGTTCATCAGGGCGAGGCCGCCCGCGCGGTAGACGAGGTCCTGCGCGGCGAGCGAGGAGTGCCCGGCGCCGAAGGCGAAGAGGCGACCCTCGGCGGCCACGGTGTCGGCGATGAGCGTGCCGGCGGCCGTCACGGCGTCCGCCTCCTCGTCGCGGACCCGCTCCAACAGCCCGATCGCCGCGTCGAGGAACCGCCCGGCCAGTTGCCCGGCCTGCTGTCCGGTCGGCTTGCTGTCGCTCATTTCCGGCATGTCCGGGGCCCCTCGGAGGTTCGAAGTGTCTTCGAAACGTCTGCGTCGCCGATCACGGTGAGGTCTGGACCACTGCCCTGTCAACAGCGGGACCGGCCGTTAGCGCGCCCGTCGCCGTACCCTCGGGGAAACGTGCTGTCTACCCGACCGCGGGGATCCGTAACCGTGTGGTTCCCACGCGGCGGCACGGTTGTCAGTGGTATGCGTCAGAATTGAAGCCAGGGCCAGCGCACGCGCCGGAGCCGTCGAGCCTCCGGCACATCTCATCAAGGGGCACGAATGTCCGGACTGATCGATACGACGGAGATGTATCTCCGCACCATCCTCGAGTTGGAGGAGGAAGGTGTGGTCCCCATGCGCGCCCGGATCGCCGAGCGGCTGGACCAGAGCGGCCCGACGGTCAGCCAGACCGTGGCCAGGATGGAGCGCGACGGTCTGGTGGCGGTCGCCAGCGACCGGCACCTGGAACTCACGGACGAGGGCCGCCGCCTCGCCATCCGCGTCATGCGCAAGCATCGCCTCGCGGAGTGTCTGCTCGTCGATGTGATCGGCCTGGAGTGGGAGCAGGTCCACGCGGAGGCGTGTCGCTGGGAGCACGTGATGAGCGAGGCCGTCGAGCGCCGCGTTCTCGAACTCCTGCGCCACCCCACCGAGTCGCCCTACGGCAACCCGATCCCGGGTCTGGAGGAGCTGGGCGAGAAGGACGGCGCGGACCCCTTCCTCGACGAGGGCATGGTCTCGCTGGCCGACCTCGACCCGGGCGTGGACGGCAAGACGGTCGTCGTACGGCGCATCGGCGAGCCCATCCAGACGGACGCGCAGCTGATGTACACGCTGCGCCGCGCGGGTGTGCAGCCCGGTTCGGTGGTGAGCGTGACGGAGGCGGCCGGCGGGGTGCTGGTAGGCAGTGGCGGCGAGGCGGCCGAGCTGGAGGCGGAAGTGGCGTCGCACGTGTTCGTGGCGAAGCGCTGACCCGGCGCTCGCCGCGGCGCCGGTTGTCGCGCCGTCAACTCCTGTGACCGGCGAGGGACTTGCCGAGTCCTGGGATCGGTGCCGGTCCAGGGCGCGAATCCAAGATTCAGTGTGCGGAATCGCAGCGCTCGGCCGTTTTGCGTGCCACGCTGTCGCGAGAGGCATATGACTTGAGGGCTCTTGGCCGGGTGCGGCAGCGGTGTCGCCCGGCGGGGGAGGGGGAGCGTGAGGATGTGCCGCGGACATGAAGAGGGCCCCGGCGCCAAGTGGCGCCGGGGCCTGTCCTCCCCTGTGCTGACCCGGAGCCCCGAGCTCCCAGGGTCATCCCCTACGGACCGTTTTCCCCGAGCGGTCCGCCTCCCGCAGAAGATCTCCCCTCGGCCACGCGGATCATTCCTTGCGTGGGGTCACTCGAACGAGGGGTGTTGCGGCCGGAGACCGCATTTTCGAATAGCCATTCGATAATCTGTGGTCCAGCGATCCAGCGATCCAGTGGTTCGGTCCCGGTGATCCAGAGATCGGCAGAGGAAACTTCGATAGCTAGGGGGGTGCCAGGACATATGGCGCGGCGTATCGACGTGACCGGAGCGGGCGGCGTGCGCCTTGCCGCCTGGGAGTTCGCCGACCCTCCCAAAGCCGGCGAGGAACAGACCCGGGTCGCGGAACCCGACCGGGCACCCGGCGTGCTGTTACTGCACGGGCTCATGGGCCGTGCCTCGCACTGGGCGTCCGCCGCCCGCTGGCTGGGCGAGCGGCACCGGGCCGTCGCACTCGACCAACGGGGCCACGGCCAGAGCGACCGTCCGGCCGGAGACATCTACACCCGTGAGGCGTACGTCGAGGACGCCGAGGCGGCGATCGAACAGCTCGGCCTCGGCCCGGTCGTCCTCATAGGCCACGCCATGGGCGCCCTGACCGCCTGGCAACTCGCCGCGAAACGCCCCGACCTGGTGCACGGTCTGATCATCTGCGACATGCGGGCGTCGGCACTGGGCGCGGCCTCCCAGCGCGAGTGGGAGGACTGGTTCAAGGCCTGGCCGGTCCCCTTCACCACCCTCGCCGACGTACGCAAGTGGTTCGGTGAGGACGACCCCTGGGTGGAGCGGCCCAGCCCCTCGCGCGGCGAGTTCTACGCCGAGGTGATGCAGGAGTCCCCCGACGGCTGGCGCCCCGTCTTCGAACCGGAGCAGATGCTCAAGTCCCGCGAGACGTGGGTGTTCGACGCGCACTGGGAGGAGCTGACGCAGGTCCAGTGCCCGACCCTGGTCGTGCGCGGCCTGGACGGTGAACTGGGCCGGGCGGAGGCCCAGGAGATGGTCCGTGTCCTGCCGAGGGGCGAGTACGCGGAGGTGGCCGACGCGGGCCACCTCGTGCACTACGACCGGCCGGAGGCCTGGCGCGCGGCCGTCGAACCCTTCCTGGACGGCGTACTGACGCGGTAGCGCTCCGCCGGGTGGGCGGTTCCGGAGCAGGTGGTTCTTGCTCGCGGGCCCGGTGGGGGCTGGTCGAGCCCCGTGCCGGGCCCGCAGATCGGATACAGCCGTGCGTCCCTTCCGGGGCGCGCGGGACCGCTCGGCCCGTCAGCCCTTGCCGCCCCCTCCCGTCACCGTCAGAAAGGCCACCGCCCCGGCTGCCACGAGGGTCACCGCGAGCAGGCACCAGCGGCGGGCCTCGTGGAAGGCGGCCCGGATCTGCCAGACGTGCGCCATGGCGAGCAGCCAGCGGACGAAGGGGTCGGTGCGGGCGATGTTGGCCTTCGCCCGGTCCAGATGCCCTCGCAACTGCGCGCGGCGCTGCGGGTCGGTCTCGGCCGCCAGCGCGCGGTGGATGTTCACGGCGACGGCCCGGTGCCGCAGCAGGTCGTCGACGCCGGTGGCGGCGGAGCCGAAGAAGTCGGCAGGGGAGGCGTCGACCAGCTCGCGCAGGCCGCGCGCCGCCGGGGTGTTGAGGGTGGCGGCGGTGGTGATCGGCGGCACGAGGACCCGGCTGACCTGCCAGACGGCGAGACAGACCCCGGCGAGCGCCACGGCCAGCGCACCGCCGGCGGCCAGCGCCTCGCCCGGACCGTGCACCTTCCCGACGGCCACCAGCGGCCCACCACCGACGAGCGCGGCCCCGACGGCACCGAACGAGGCGATCATCCACCGTGCGGCTGCCCGCAGTTCGGGCACGGCGTCGAGCGGGGAGGGGAGGGCGTCGAAGGGGGTGACGATGCCCGGTTCGGGCGGGGCCGGCGGCGGTTGCGCGGTCACTGCGGCCAGTCCTCGGCGGTGGGGGAGTCCTTCGTCAGCGCCTGGGGCGGCCCGTCGTCGTCGGGCACGTCCGGGTAGAGGACCCACGCCGTGCCGTCGTAGAACTCCAGCACGCCGTCGTCACCGAGCCGCACTTCGTTGATCTTCGGGGCGTCCGCCATACGCGCAGTATCCCAGTCGGCAGACGCCACCGGCCGGTCAACGGGACGCCGACTCCACGTCGTTGAGGTGGCGCAGCACCGCGGCGACCGCCGCCCGCTGGGCCGGCTCCTGAAGCCCGTCGGCGAGCCCGGGGTCGCGTTCGCCGACGAGAATCCGCTCCAGGACCGGGGCCATCTGCGCGAGGACGGGGTCGGAGGCGAACCCGTCCAGGTTCTCGCGGTTCACCTCGCCGGTCATGTCCTGGCCGAGAGCGGCGGCGACGAAGCTGCCGAAGGCGATGCCGAGATGCATCACGGTCCACAGTTCGACGGGCACGGTCACCCGGCCGGCCAGTGCGTCGAGCGCGCGGCCGGCCACCCCGGCGTCGAGAGGCCCCAGCCCGGCGAGCACACCCGGCCCGCGCTCGCCGCCCTGGATCCGGTTCAGTACGACGGTCAGGGGGACGAACATCGGGTCCAGCTCGACGAGTCGGGCAAGGTGCTGGCGCAGCTTCACCTTCGCCGCCGTGTTGCGCCGCTCGGCGGCCACCAGTGCCGCCAGCACCGGCTCCCACGTCATGCCCCACGCCGCCGCCTGCACGGCGCCGAGTCGGTTCGCCCCCGGGTCCTCCTCCCGCGCACTCTCGCGGGCCTCCCGGACCAGCGTGGCGAGCGTCTCCCGGGCGCGGACGAGCCCGGGGTCCAGGCCGGCCAGCAGCCGGTCCAGGGCCACCCCGGGCACCTCGGCCACCCGTGCGCACAACTCCTCGACGTCCGGGGGCAGTCGGGCGTCGGCGGCTGCCCCGAACTCCCGGAGGTCGCCCACCAGGGACAGCGCCGCGTTCATCGTCCGGCCGCCCCCGGTGAGCCTGGCGAGCAGCGCCCCCGCGAGATGGTGGGCGACGGCGCCGGCCGCGTCCCGCGCGTGGCTGTGCAGATAGGTGCCCAGGTTGGCGTGGCCGACCGCGACCAGCGCCGGATACCCCGCCCGGTACGCGTACCGCAGACTGTCCCGCTCCCGGGCGACCGCCACCTCGCCGTGCCCCCGTACGTCCGCCACATTGGCGAGCGCCCCGAACACCTCACCCAGGTACATGAAGTCCCCGGCATCCTCGAAGACCTCCCGGCACTCCTCCAGCAGCCGCAGCGCGTCCTCGGCGCGGCCCAGGCGCAGCAACGGCATGTACGCGGGCAGGCGGGCCTGCGCGAAGTCGGTGACCGGCGCGCCGCGCGCCCTTTTGGAGCCGCACAGGTCGTCGGCGTACTCCAGCGCCCGCCGCCACTCGCCCGCCTCGA contains these protein-coding regions:
- a CDS encoding citrate synthase 2, which codes for MSDFVPGLEGVVAFETEIAEPDKEGGALRYRGVDIEDLVGHVSFGNVWGLLVDGAFNPGLPPAEPFPIPVHSGDIRVDVQSALAMLAPVWGLRPLLDIDEQTARDDLARAAVMALSYVAQSARGQGNAMVPQREIDKAQSVVERFMIRWRGEPDPKHVAAVDAYWTSAAEHGMNASTFTARVIASTGADVAAALSGAVGAMSGPLHGGAPSRVLGMIEEIERTGDADAYVKQALDKGERLMGFGHRVYRAEDPRARVLRRTARELGAPRFEIAEALEKAALAELHARRPDRVLATNVEFWAAIVLDFAEVPAHMFTSMFTCARTAGWSAHILEQKRTGRLVRPSARYIGPGTRDPREIEGYEGIAR
- a CDS encoding lipoprotein → MLVGAGNRRHGLVRATLLVAALAALAGCAEAADDGSKPDAPASASATAAGTTARSGGSIGAAGSACELPVTFDMAEDWTAEAVDEPPSQGPVALVCEVDAKPAGHIGFLRVWTGDPGNDDARAVLEAFMADENNASKARYSTFTTGGLAGVEVEYAYQSEFDDAPKTERAMAVTTSRGSVVVHLGGLDTEEHEAMLPAFELAKRTLKA
- a CDS encoding 1,4-beta-glucanase; translation: MHASDLSRRTVLAGTAATAAFVGLPSLQGRARATESAVGAAAAPYDWRNVVIGGTGFVTGVVFHPAVKGLAYARTDMGGAYRWDDGAARWIPLLDWLSQDDANLLGVESLAIDPARPERLYLALGSYTQSWAGNGAFLRSDDRGATWTRTDLKVKLGSNEDGRGTGERLLLDPRNSDTLWLGTRHDGLLKSTDRGATWAAATGFPPVPSSSGQGVTVLVAAGRTLYAGWGDGDGTATANTLYRTTDGTTWVPVPGQPTGPTAKMPMRAAYDARAGELYVTYADAPGPNGQSNGSVHKLAVAGGTWTDVTPVKPGGSDGFAYGGASVDAQRTGTVVVSTNNRWSGGDTLFRTTDGGRTWTSLKDTATIDVSETPFLKWGKDAPTFGWWIQMVAVDPFDSQHIVYGTGATLYGTRDLKKWAPQIRGLEETSVLFLISPPTGQAHLLSGSRDIGTLYHDRLTASPAGGLATNPVFTTAAGLAQAANKPSYVVRTGTGDNGNGAFSNDGGQTWTSFKSQPADAKEAPGPIATTADGSVLVWSFVHWDGTKHATRRSADNGATWSVVSSFPAGATPVADPVDPKVLYTFDTATGKLFASTDKGLTFAARATGLPSGDAGFQLAAAPGRSGDLWLSTKGNGLFRSTDGGRSFAKVASCEASYTLGFGAAADGASYLSVYHVATVGGVTGVFRSDDAAKTWRRINDDRHQWGWIGQAITGDPRIPGMVYLATNGRGIQFGQSA
- a CDS encoding GNAT family N-acetyltransferase, yielding MADWEMRPASASDVEAVAELRAVVMRPDLERLGRYDEQRVRQRFRDGFGAAHTWVIEVGGEFAGCVALRPADNALWLEHFYLDPRLQGAGIGSGILRELLERCDSEGTLVRLNVLQGSPARRLYERHGFTVESEDPVDVFMVRTPAG
- a CDS encoding GNAT family N-acetyltransferase; translation: MSDLRIVSVSAADEVALEDWRHVHNLIVPPAAMSLDDVRARSARYRLEVAYLGDDLVGCSTVRPPAGGDDGDGDAAVATVIARVLPGFRRRGFGAEIYGRGLALARELGAGRIETVVLAANEDGLSFARGHGFVEVERYALDGEGDVWVDLRLGEPVA
- a CDS encoding PAS domain-containing protein yields the protein MSASRRSGTTDELGPDEPERDGPENSDGGGFHLLAALLDGMDAALCAFDADGVVTHWNREAERILGWTAAEAVGRHGFAGWAVRKADAEEIEGRLLSSMHAPGRQVNEFALLTKDGGRVLVRTQSAAVRGPDGKPAGLYCAFSEVHAQIDLERSIALSEALFEDASWGVVLVDADLRPAVVNAHAARSLGIGRTSVLGRPLGELLAQGVEELESALTHVLAEGAPPAPAEMWVSVRTPEGEKRRCWRSGFLRLASPLTEEPVPLGVGWLFQDITESKQVEQEAAQLRFRTHQLHRAARAAAECEDPAEAATVHLDFALAGFADHALIDRIAVIGGEAADGTADDGDGPVRLVRAAATPSGAPGPSVLAGQAGLPVGYGDGHPAVQCVERAGSVRASAGSYAAEQAREWAVQRRWPDDSVHALCAVLRSRGRTLGVVTFLRGTGRSRFERTDAMYAEDVAARIATALDLAGLRGQDLAP
- a CDS encoding SIS domain-containing protein yields the protein MSDSKPTGQQAGQLAGRFLDAAIGLLERVRDEEADAVTAAGTLIADTVAAEGRLFAFGAGHSSLAAQDLVYRAGGLALMNLLAVPGVVGVDVMPATLGSALERVDGLATAVLDTSPLRAGDVLVIISLSGRNALPVEMALHARALGVRVIGVTSVAYATETTPRNTSGTFLKDHCDVVLDSKIAPGDAELTLDTIPAPFAPASTVVTSALLQSVMATAAGILAERGIEPPLLRSGNVDGGHDWNARILKQYGDRIFYER
- a CDS encoding metal-dependent transcriptional regulator — protein: MSGLIDTTEMYLRTILELEEEGVVPMRARIAERLDQSGPTVSQTVARMERDGLVAVASDRHLELTDEGRRLAIRVMRKHRLAECLLVDVIGLEWEQVHAEACRWEHVMSEAVERRVLELLRHPTESPYGNPIPGLEELGEKDGADPFLDEGMVSLADLDPGVDGKTVVVRRIGEPIQTDAQLMYTLRRAGVQPGSVVSVTEAAGGVLVGSGGEAAELEAEVASHVFVAKR
- a CDS encoding alpha/beta fold hydrolase yields the protein MARRIDVTGAGGVRLAAWEFADPPKAGEEQTRVAEPDRAPGVLLLHGLMGRASHWASAARWLGERHRAVALDQRGHGQSDRPAGDIYTREAYVEDAEAAIEQLGLGPVVLIGHAMGALTAWQLAAKRPDLVHGLIICDMRASALGAASQREWEDWFKAWPVPFTTLADVRKWFGEDDPWVERPSPSRGEFYAEVMQESPDGWRPVFEPEQMLKSRETWVFDAHWEELTQVQCPTLVVRGLDGELGRAEAQEMVRVLPRGEYAEVADAGHLVHYDRPEAWRAAVEPFLDGVLTR